In Arachis hypogaea cultivar Tifrunner chromosome 7, arahy.Tifrunner.gnm2.J5K5, whole genome shotgun sequence, the genomic window taaaaaatttaaatagtaaaattgtatatatataatttaatctcTTTAGTTACATTACAATCTGATTTTTATACAAGTAATAAATAACACAATCACGTTAAAAAAATtactgttaaataaaaaaattaaccaaatcaaCGCATAGCTAGTACTAGataaaaaaaacacataattCAAAGATATGGCAGAGTTTAAGAATCATATGAAGTGAGAAAATTATACATCATTAAcaatatttaaaatcaaatcattaacattttttattaatttatcagTAGTACCActcaaaaagagagagaaaaaactaacaattgaaaaattaaaaaagctTGCACCCTGGTAAATCAAATTTACCTTAGGTTaaggtttaaattaaaaaaaatataaagtgtataaaaatattttgagagaGATGgagaaaaatactaaattaagtacgaaagatgaaaattatttaattttaccaCGATAATCAATGAATTTGTGGTAATTGAGAGAACTCATCTCAAGTTAGTCACGAATAAACAAAATCATTGAAAAGCTGCACAAAATTTAGTCATAGAAGTATAAGACGTTGCAATCGGTTAACACAATCATATAAATTTACCACTATTTTTTGTTTGTGAGTATCTTTCCGATGCTAATGACTGTGTTTTTGATAGTGTATTCCTTGTGTCTGctatctttaattttatatttaaatctttctataattattttttagaagTTAATATATTCTTATTAAGCTAGAATTAAAACACGTCAAAATTAAAAATGATCGATTCAATTTTCGAACATATCATGAACTGAATTCtaattcatttaaaattttattaagaaatttattaattaaataacttACCAAAGAATATCGCATTGAAAATTGAATTGTTTCAAAATTTACTtcagatataattaatttatgatTTTTGTTCCACAAAGTATTAATGTCAAACATATCTTAAAATACCAAAATCTTTAAGAGCAATGTTATATgtttagtaaatattattattttaaaccaGCACTTAATTAGCAATAATTTATATtcgtatttataaaaatttatatataaaaagtatatagtttgtatttatatttatttaatctaATCTTTATCCATTTTCATGAAAGACAAAGTGATTTCTGtcaaaaaaaatagatatttcGATCCTCAACATTTTTATTTAGGGACAATACGATTCCTCTATTAAaagaattgttaaataataacaaaaattaattttgtggtggttttaaattttcacaaaattattttcaacaatATAACCAATTACTATCACTACTACCACTACCTTCTTCATCCTCATTATTATCACTTttacttctattatttttattgttttatcatcatcattatctcctctaccgtcatcatcaccaataccaatattatcaacattaaagttctcgtttttcattttttattcgatgttttttttcctttaaaagatATTTGTactacaattattttttttacagcATCATTTTCATCAATGATTTTTTTTCACTTAATCACCATTGGTgaagaaatttttcaaaaacaaacttattaatagtttgtgAAGGTTTAAAACcccccacaaaatacaaataaaaccttacaaaattaatttttgttattatttaacgaATTTTTTAATGGAGAGAtcgtattgtcccaaaataaaaagatTGAGGATCGAAGTGTCCCATTTTTTTAAACAGAAATCGCTTTGTCtttcataaaaataaacaaaaatcgaattggatatttattctatatttatttgtACACATGAGTTAATacaatttatatacatatattaataaaatttatttattaaaaaaaattaatatttgtacTAATCAAATGATGATTAAAACTACAAAAAATTAATTGCCCAaattttcaatctttaaaatatacttttgaatttttaacttttatcaaaaataataaaatgcgactaataatttaaaataacctCTCAAATAAGATTTCTAATTCGGCCACCGTTTGTAGTCCATAAATAAGAATCAGattcaatttatttaaaattagtttaagctTGCTAACAAGATTATAAGTATAAAGTttggtttgataaaattttttaaagagatatttgtattttttaaaagttgaagctcttcattttgtatttggtaaataaaaaaactatgtgcttatagtttttgaaaaatcgaGATACTCTTGAAAGCacctaaaattgaattttttaaagttagcttgtactttttaaaatttaaaaatctaatataacctcgtcttacatttatgtctattatagtatttttaaatttttaaatttattttaccaaaagcaattgttgttgcttgtgtttgttgaaagctaattttaatttgatttaccaaacataaatactacaatttttaaaaagccatctgtcaaaaattaatttttataaactatttttaaaaagtaaaaattttaccaaCTAAGCCTATAGGGATGGCAACACCACTCGAACCTGTGGGTACCCACCCCGTCCTTACCCGCTCGGAGGGGTAATTATCAACCCCGCACTGGGGCGGGTTTTGAGCGGGACGGATTTTTAGGAAGGGCGGGACGGGGTCGGATTTAGGTAAAACCCATCCCGGCATATATATaatctatataatatatataaaataattagtaaatgattaataatattgtatcatatttaaatttttatttaatttatgttatgtatgttatgatagttatataaattttaaaatttaattttatttattaaattttaataattatagagaCAAATAAGAGCGGGACGAATACCCCTAAAAACatattagaatttaatattttactatCTACAAATAAAAGCAAaatagattttatagaaattattGTACaacacttcaaatttttgaatcaatcacattaattgttagtgtaatttcgaaaatttgaaataaaattaagaaaaagattttgaaaataattttaaaattatgaaaaagtgaattatgagtgcatCTCCAGTCTTCCttcattcccccactttatagcctctaatctgtgttttcttgtTTTAGGggagtttcatgcattttcttagtgaataaggcaagttttggataaaaatacacttacaccttgattcaagcaactattatgaattttacataataacATGTTAAATGATTTACGTGTAGTGTAGTTTAATTCTTAAGATGGTGACAACTACAAAAAGTGGCGTGGTTtaattggctcagaacaaaatattgaccagcaagtcaatatgatttctcaaagtctgtctggaatgcaaaatgcaccaagcagtactaaggaagcgtcaatgacgcgtacgcgtaagatggatgtgtgtgaaaaataaatttgacagagagttgcACAGGAGTGGCGCCAGAATGGAGCCTTTCGCACAAGagaaggaagtggttgaagacttaggagatgcagaaccgccatgggaaagtcaagttatagagcctccttcaaagacgtttgaaactgatgttgaggaaggtgtaTAAGTCTCTTGGGATAGTTTCCATAACATAATGTTTGTTATGTTCGTATGGATCTTGCACATAAAAACACTGATGTGCTTGAGATGCTAGTATGAAAGGTTCATTGCAACAGAAATCTCCACACAAAGCCAGCAACTATCTCCCGAAATGATAGCGGCGATGTCACCTACTATAACCATTAATTAAGCACAAACAGTCGGCAACCCACCTCCAACAGTGGCGATGGAGCTTGCGATGGTGGCGGCTGGGTTCAATGACAACGGCTGTGCCATTTGTGACGATGACGGTTCTGTTATtggttttgacagttgcttttctgtttgctttaactgtacttccatattcctgttagccattcttgtttcctgtagtatttccttgaattcggcttactattgttcttctattcaattcagcttattcgggctgagcttgatctattcacgagctgaggcttttcttggagttgaactccaagttataatgtgttttgggcaacataagtgagaaccgacagatgattagccgtgcggaaatcgtacctggaccattttcactgagagaatggatggtagccattgacaacggtgtttAAAAATGTTCTAGATAATTTCGAAACGTTTTTTCGTCTTAGAAAGTCGCAGAATATCCTAAAAGGTTCTAGAAGACGTCACCCTATAAGCCTAAGCTTATTCGTTAGCATGGGGCTTATTGATTATTGAATGTGAGATACACTTACTAATCTTAGACGAAAGTTAAATCCTGTGCCCGGCATAAATTTTAAATGCATATAtactaattaattttggtctCTACTATTAAagtatagtcaccaaaaaaaaaaaagtaaagtataAAAACCCCACCAATTTTTTAAGACACTAACAAAAATACCTTATGATGTTAAgtatatatttcaaaaaatattttaaagactaaattttgaaggtttcttttttcaaatataattaaaaatttgatatttttattcttaaaatttagtgattttaaatcgagtaaatttttttaacttattttgtcAATCGCAAAAGAcactttaaaacaaaaaattctaGAGATCTAATTTTGGTCCCTTTTTTTATGTACTTCCTGAATAGTGTCAAAACATTCCTACACAATTTTAGATTATATACATAAGCACTTTGTTAAATACAAAATTTAAGGTTATTTTGTTGGCCGACATTACTGACAAACTAATGTTAAAAAATGGCCATCCAGGGATAAAAATCAAGAATTTTGGTACTAGGCGGAAAGACACTCCATGATGTACATAACTTGAATTAATTCATTCTTAACCGTGGCCATCAAACCTATTGCAAAGGCAGAATGACAAAACAACAATTAATCCATTCCTTATGGCAACAATGAATGACAACTTGTTTCTCATTACAAGTTTTACTTGCTCATTTCGTTGCCTTTGACAGCCTGGGAGATCTTCTAACTGGACAAGTACTGGTTTCTTTGAGTGACGTGAGACTTTTTTTCGAATATTTTCTATTGTGACTAACATATTCCTCCTTGCAGTCACCCAATGATTGTGTTGCTCTGATTTTTGTTGTGGAAACTGGAGATCCAACCATGCTTTTCCCAGAATGAACTTTACATGGAATCCGGTCAAACACACCTGTCAAAGATCGGTCGCTGTTTGGATTTCCAACTTGGCTTACAGGTGCAGCTACTAAGACTCCATTTTCACAATCGTCCCTAGTGTCAACAAGTGACTGAGACGATTTAAGACTTACAGAATTGTCCTCGCGTTCACCCTCCACAGTTTTCTTGCTATTGCTGCATTCCACACTATTTTTTGATACAGATTGCTTCAAAACATTGCCGATTGAATTCTCTGGTTCATTGCAGATATTCGTTTTTGCTTTC contains:
- the LOC112703515 gene encoding uncharacterized protein, giving the protein MEPQVFLSDWWLAKPCLPLQGLAVGGIAYGLRERMLLSTVIAKRHEANVLETEDGVTLHLSSLINSSRSSQNGFPRKVCEDFLLGFPDDWQKYTAHSFGAKCVNGDTGFHEPNACSRKRAVDAIPFSIHDNRSAERHDFSSSNDGILKAKTNICNEPENSIGNVLKQSVSKNSVECSNSKKTVEGEREDNSVSLKSSQSLVDTRDDCENGVLVAAPVSQVGNPNSDRSLTGVFDRIPCKVHSGKSMVGSPVSTTKIRATQSLGDCKEEYVSHNRKYSKKSLTSLKETSTCPVRRSPRLSKATK